Below is a genomic region from Bacillus marinisedimentorum.
AAGTATAGTGGCTTTTACTCTGGTGTGGTTTGCCAATAAGGTATTCAAAAAAGTGGAACGAAAAATAGATGCCCTGGTTTAAATCGATAGAGCATAATGCATAAGTGCAGCGGCTCGCAATAAAAAGAAGAGGTGGTCATATGCAGTATCGGAAACTGGGCAATACAGGTCTGAAGGTAAGTGAAATCGCGCTGGGCAGCTGGTTAACTTTTGGGAATTCGGTTGATAAAAGTCAAACCAGGAGAATCATAGATAGGGCTTATGGTTTAGGAGTCAACTATTTCGATACGGCAAACGTTTATGAGAGTGGAGAAGCTGAAAAAGCAGTCGGGGAGGCGCTCGGAAAGTTTCCCCGCAGTTCTTATGTGCTGGCTACCAAGGTTTTCTTCCCTATGGGTAATGAACCGAACAATAAAGGGCTTTCCAGAAAACATATATTTGAACAGCTCCATGCCAGCCTGGACAGGCTGCAGCAGGATTACGTTGATATCTACTATTGCCATCGTTTTGATCCTGAAACCCCTATAGAAGAAACGTTGCGGACAATAGATGATATGGTCAGGCAAGGCAAAGTCCTGTATGTTGGCGTAAGTGAATGGACAGCAGCCCAAATGACGGAAGCTCTAGGTGTCGCTGACCAATACCTGCTGGATAAAATTGTAGTCAATCAGCCTCAATATAATATGTTCCATCGTCATATCGAAAATGAAATTATCCCCCTGGGGGAAAGAAAGGGCATTTCACAAGTTGTTTTTTCTCCGCTTGCCCAGGGTGTATTGACCGGCAAATATAAGTTAGGAGAGGACTTTCCATCAGGAAGCAGGGCAAGAGATGAGTCAGCAAACATGTTTATGGACGAGCTTCTTACACAACAGACGTTGAAAAAGGTGGAAAACTTAAAAGGAATAGCGGACCAAATGGATATCAGTCTTTCACAACTGGCAATCGCATGGATTCTTAGGAATCCAAATGTAGCGAGCGCTATTGTTGGGGCGACGAAAATACATCAAATAGAAGAAAATGCAGGGGCTTCCGGTATAACCTTGAGTGAAAATGTTATTCAAGAAATTGAAGGTATTCTTGAGCATTAATGAAATGAGTTTTGGGTAAAGACGGCTTGATCAAAGATTCCCCAGAATAAAAGATTGGCTGGTTTCACCCAAAAGGAGTCCTCTATTTGGCAAATAACAAATCTGTTTTTTCGTTAAAGGCGTTTTTATACTTTTTTAATTCAACGGGTACTCTCATTATCAGCTTTCTACCGCTTTATTTCAGGGACAAAGGACTTAGTGTTTCAGAAATCGGAACAGTCCTTTCTGTAGGCCCTTTCGCAGCACTGCTTGTTCAGCCGATGTCCGGGTACTTGAGTGATAAGTATAAAACGGTCAAAGTTATCTTGCTAATTTGCCTGATTGGTGTCCTTATCAGCAGTACCATTTTATTTAAAATGGAATCTTTTTTTCCGGTATTGATTATGATAGCAGTTTTTTACATGTTTATGGGTCCAATCGGACCGCTGGCAGACAGTTTAAGCCACCGGGCAGCGAGTCTTTCAGGTGTTCCATTCGGAAGTATCCGAATGTGGGGTTCAATTGGATTTGCAGTAACATCACTTGCCGGAGGACTTGTTTTGGAGAAAATCGGGATAGAGAATCTCATGTACCCGTATTTTATTCTTGCATCAGGTGCACTGTTAACAGTTTTGCTGGTCAGGGATGTCACGGTTTCATCTGTACCAGTGACTTTTTATGAAGCTTCCAGACTGCTGAAAAAACCCGAGCTTTCCATTTTTCTTTTGCTCATTGTCTTTATAACAGTTGCTCATCGAACCAATGATTCATTTATGGGACTTTATATTGAAAGTCTTGGCGGTACAGAAATGCTGATTGGATGGGCATGGTTCATTGCAGTAGCGGCAGAAGCCCTGGTATTTGCAACAAGCGGATTATGGTTCCGTAAATATCACGAGCTTACCTTTCTTACAGTTGCAGGGTTGTTTTATTCGGTTCGGTTTGCCCTTATGTCCTTTGTAGTCAATCCGGTCATGATCCTCTTTTTGCAGCCTTTGCACGGCGTAACGTTTGGCCTGTTTTATATGGCTTCGTTCCAGTATGTAACAAAGATCTTGCCCCGGCACCTGCTTGGAACAGGCCACCTGCTTTTAATAGCGGTCTTTTTCAATGTGTCAGGTATTATCTCAGCTATGTTCGGAGGAATGATTTTTGAGAGGGCAGGAGCAGATACCCTATATCAGATAATAGGAGTTAGCGCCATGATTGGAAGCTTGTGCTTGTTAGCCTACAAACAGAGCTTATTACGGTGGAAGAAGGCAGTATAAACATATTTTCATTACTGATCTGGAAAGGGGTGGATCCACATGTTGTCACGTTTAAAAGAAGATGTACTGAAAGCCAACTTGGACCTTCCAAAGCATGGACTGGTGACGTTCACATGGGGGAATGTCAGCGGAATAGACCGCGATACAGGTCTCGTAGTCATCAAGCCGAGTGGTGTTGCCTATGAAGAGATGGAGATGAAAGATCTTGTTGTTGTTGACCTTGACGGCAATATTGTTGAAGGGGAGATGAAACCGTCATCTGATACCCCTACCCACCTTGCTCTGTATAAGTCTTTCCCGCAACTGGGCGGGATTGTCCATACCCATTCATCCTGGGCAACAAGCTGGGCGCAAGCGGGGCGTGATATTCCTGCTTTAGGGACCACGCATGCCGATTATTTTTACGGAAAAATCCCATGTACGAGGAAGTTGTCTGAGGCTGAAATAAACGGTGATTATGAACTTGAGACAGGAAATGTAATAGTAGAAACGATTTCAAAGAGAGGGATAGATCCCATGCAAATTCCGGGAGTCCTTGTCTATTCACATGCTCCGTTTGTATGGGGGAAAAATGCAAATGAGGCCGTATATAATGCAGTTGTACTGGAAGAAACCGCTAAAATGGCATATCGGACCTATGGATTGAATCCGGATATCCAGGCAATGGACCAGGTCTTGTTAGATCGCCATTTTCTAAGAAAACACGGAAAGAATGCTTACTATGGACAAACAAGATAAGGAGGTCTGGAAAAATGAATGAAAAATATGCAATCGGAATCGATTACGGAACCCAATCCGGACGAGCTGTCCTTGTAAGGCTGTCAGATGGACAAGAAATTGCGGATCATGTAACACCTTATCCGCACTATGTCATTGATGAAAAACTGCCCGGATCCGGTGTTGAGCTTGGCCATGATTGGGCGCTTCAGCATCCGGAAGATTATATAGAAGTTTTGAAACAGTCTGTTCCGGCAATAATGCGGCAATCCGGCATTGATTCGGAGGATGTCATCGGCCTTGGAATTGACTTTACAGCTTGTACGATGCTGCCGGTAGATGAAGCGGGGGAACCGTTATGTTTCAATGATGCCTTATCGGACAATCCTCATACCTGGGTGAAACTGTGGAAACATCATGCTGCTCAGGATGAAGCTAATCTCATTAATGAAACAGCAGAGAAAAGGGAAGAAAAGTTTTTACCGAGATATGGCGGAAAGATATCATCGGAGTGGATGATTGCTAAGGTTTGGCAAATATTAAATGAAGCTCCAGAAATCTATAATCGTACCGACCGCTTTCTTGAAGCGAC
It encodes:
- a CDS encoding MFS transporter, which translates into the protein MANNKSVFSLKAFLYFFNSTGTLIISFLPLYFRDKGLSVSEIGTVLSVGPFAALLVQPMSGYLSDKYKTVKVILLICLIGVLISSTILFKMESFFPVLIMIAVFYMFMGPIGPLADSLSHRAASLSGVPFGSIRMWGSIGFAVTSLAGGLVLEKIGIENLMYPYFILASGALLTVLLVRDVTVSSVPVTFYEASRLLKKPELSIFLLLIVFITVAHRTNDSFMGLYIESLGGTEMLIGWAWFIAVAAEALVFATSGLWFRKYHELTFLTVAGLFYSVRFALMSFVVNPVMILFLQPLHGVTFGLFYMASFQYVTKILPRHLLGTGHLLLIAVFFNVSGIISAMFGGMIFERAGADTLYQIIGVSAMIGSLCLLAYKQSLLRWKKAV
- the araD gene encoding L-ribulose-5-phosphate 4-epimerase, which encodes MLSRLKEDVLKANLDLPKHGLVTFTWGNVSGIDRDTGLVVIKPSGVAYEEMEMKDLVVVDLDGNIVEGEMKPSSDTPTHLALYKSFPQLGGIVHTHSSWATSWAQAGRDIPALGTTHADYFYGKIPCTRKLSEAEINGDYELETGNVIVETISKRGIDPMQIPGVLVYSHAPFVWGKNANEAVYNAVVLEETAKMAYRTYGLNPDIQAMDQVLLDRHFLRKHGKNAYYGQTR
- a CDS encoding aldo/keto reductase family protein; its protein translation is MQYRKLGNTGLKVSEIALGSWLTFGNSVDKSQTRRIIDRAYGLGVNYFDTANVYESGEAEKAVGEALGKFPRSSYVLATKVFFPMGNEPNNKGLSRKHIFEQLHASLDRLQQDYVDIYYCHRFDPETPIEETLRTIDDMVRQGKVLYVGVSEWTAAQMTEALGVADQYLLDKIVVNQPQYNMFHRHIENEIIPLGERKGISQVVFSPLAQGVLTGKYKLGEDFPSGSRARDESANMFMDELLTQQTLKKVENLKGIADQMDISLSQLAIAWILRNPNVASAIVGATKIHQIEENAGASGITLSENVIQEIEGILEH